One region of Epilithonimonas zeae genomic DNA includes:
- a CDS encoding T9SS type A sorting domain-containing protein, whose amino-acid sequence MKKSLSTLLLLFIGASSFAQQDIFALTGKDAANIIFQDFRALDSRKGITENILLSGKDQPRVYSSKLNKDISEDVESSANALSSQIAALAVDGRGKLVYMPMFSSNIYILDSKTKDITLLENNLSNPTSCDTGSQFSRMATGNDGNVYALSNSGSQLLKISSKDGKYAVTDLGVVKDDSGNGENQLSKMQTGFGGDMIADDNNNFYVFSAFGSIFKVSLNDMKAKFVGKIKSLPENFSINGAAVNSEGKIVLASAKGGVFHTLNLETLQAEKMNNNLNMPIYDLGSPYVLKSNKLAVDINKNDIYPTKVSEGFVNVRIANNQKGNANVKVYNASGNLVSNQTITNISNSENRIELGKLVSGVYVVNVESENGKTIVSKKIVVR is encoded by the coding sequence ATGAAAAAATCTCTATCAACTTTACTTTTATTGTTTATTGGCGCAAGTTCTTTTGCTCAGCAGGATATTTTTGCACTCACTGGAAAAGATGCTGCAAATATTATTTTTCAGGATTTTCGTGCTTTGGATTCCAGGAAAGGAATTACTGAAAATATTCTTTTGTCAGGTAAAGACCAGCCTAGAGTTTATTCCAGCAAATTAAACAAAGATATTTCTGAAGATGTTGAATCTTCTGCCAATGCTTTATCCAGTCAAATTGCAGCTTTAGCTGTCGATGGAAGAGGGAAATTGGTTTATATGCCGATGTTTTCTTCCAATATTTATATTTTGGATTCCAAAACAAAAGACATCACGTTGCTGGAAAATAATCTTTCCAATCCGACATCTTGCGACACTGGTTCGCAGTTTTCCAGAATGGCAACAGGGAATGATGGCAACGTCTATGCGCTTTCCAATTCAGGTTCTCAGCTTCTGAAAATTTCTAGCAAAGATGGAAAATATGCGGTTACAGATTTAGGCGTTGTGAAAGATGATTCTGGAAATGGTGAAAATCAGTTAAGCAAGATGCAAACTGGCTTTGGAGGCGATATGATTGCTGATGATAATAATAATTTTTATGTTTTTTCAGCTTTTGGAAGTATCTTCAAAGTGTCTTTGAATGATATGAAAGCTAAATTCGTTGGGAAAATAAAATCTTTGCCTGAGAATTTTTCTATCAATGGAGCTGCTGTTAATTCTGAAGGAAAAATTGTTTTGGCAAGCGCAAAAGGTGGTGTTTTCCATACTTTGAATCTCGAAACTTTGCAGGCGGAAAAGATGAATAACAATCTTAATATGCCGATTTATGATCTTGGAAGTCCTTATGTTTTGAAATCAAATAAATTGGCGGTTGACATTAATAAAAATGATATTTACCCGACAAAAGTTTCCGAAGGTTTTGTGAATGTAAGAATTGCCAATAATCAAAAAGGAAATGCTAATGTGAAAGTTTACAACGCTTCCGGAAATCTGGTTTCTAATCAAACCATTACCAATATTTCCAATTCTGAAAACCGAATTGAATTAGGAAAATTAGTTTCCGGTGTTTATGTGGTTAATGTAGAATCTGAAAATGGAAAAACAATTGTTTCTAAGAAAATTGTTGTTAGATAA
- the pyk gene encoding pyruvate kinase, whose protein sequence is MNKNLKKTKIIATLGPATSSKETMIQMIQAGVDVFRINFSHADYELVKRNVEIIREINKEYGYSVSILGDLQGPKLRVGVVKEGSFLNPGDVLTFTNEKMEGDATKVYMTYDKFPQDVKVGERILIDDGKLVFEVIETNNVDTVRAKTIQGGPLSSKKGVNLPNTNVSLPALTEKDIEDANFMLDLELDWIALSFVRHAQDIIDLKELMAKHPTNKTKTPIIAKIEKPEGVKNIDEILMECDCLMVARGDLGVEVPMEQVPVIQKNLVNKARLYAKPVIIATQMMETMITSLTPTRAEVNDVANSVLDGADAVMLSGETSVGKYPVDVVRNMAKIVKNIEKTALYSKLNHVIEEKINCVDERFITDKVCRSAVDIAKSTGSEAIVTLTSSGYTAFQISAHRPSSHIIVFSNNKRVITMLNLLWGVRAFYYDMQKSTDETVIQVNMLTHNYGFVEQGDFVVNLNAMPVHNGGKTNTLRLSTI, encoded by the coding sequence ATGAATAAAAACCTAAAAAAAACAAAAATCATTGCAACACTAGGCCCTGCTACTTCTAGCAAGGAGACGATGATACAGATGATACAAGCTGGTGTTGATGTATTTAGAATTAATTTTTCTCACGCCGATTACGAATTGGTGAAAAGAAATGTTGAAATAATTCGTGAAATCAATAAAGAATATGGCTACTCAGTCTCTATTTTAGGAGATTTGCAAGGTCCAAAATTAAGAGTTGGTGTAGTAAAAGAAGGCTCTTTTCTTAATCCGGGAGATGTTCTTACTTTCACAAACGAAAAGATGGAGGGCGATGCGACTAAAGTTTATATGACTTATGACAAATTCCCTCAGGATGTAAAAGTTGGGGAAAGAATCTTGATTGATGACGGAAAACTGGTTTTTGAAGTTATTGAAACTAATAATGTAGATACTGTAAGAGCTAAAACGATCCAAGGCGGACCATTGAGTTCTAAAAAAGGAGTTAACCTTCCTAACACCAATGTTTCTCTTCCTGCTTTGACAGAAAAAGATATTGAGGATGCTAACTTTATGTTGGATCTTGAGCTTGATTGGATTGCTTTATCATTCGTGCGTCACGCACAGGATATCATCGATTTGAAAGAATTGATGGCAAAACACCCAACCAACAAAACGAAAACACCAATCATTGCTAAAATCGAAAAGCCAGAAGGTGTGAAAAACATCGATGAGATCTTGATGGAGTGTGATTGTCTAATGGTTGCAAGAGGAGATCTAGGTGTTGAAGTTCCAATGGAACAAGTGCCTGTTATCCAGAAAAACTTGGTAAATAAAGCTAGACTTTATGCTAAGCCGGTTATCATTGCTACCCAAATGATGGAAACAATGATTACTAGTTTGACACCAACAAGAGCGGAAGTCAATGACGTTGCTAACTCTGTACTTGACGGAGCTGATGCAGTAATGCTTTCCGGAGAAACTTCTGTTGGAAAATATCCTGTAGATGTGGTTAGAAATATGGCTAAAATCGTAAAGAATATTGAAAAGACAGCTTTATATTCAAAACTAAACCACGTTATCGAAGAAAAAATCAACTGTGTAGATGAGCGTTTTATCACGGATAAAGTTTGTCGTTCTGCTGTAGATATTGCAAAATCTACTGGATCTGAAGCTATTGTAACTTTAACAAGCTCCGGTTACACCGCATTCCAAATCTCTGCACACAGACCTTCTTCTCACATCATCGTTTTCAGTAACAACAAACGTGTGATTACCATGTTGAACCTTCTTTGGGGTGTAAGAGCATTCTATTACGATATGCAGAAATCAACTGACGAGACTGTAATCCAAGTGAATATGTTGACGCACAATTACGGATTTGTAGAGCAAGGCGATTTTGTTGTGAATCTAAATGCAATGCCAGTTCATAACGGCGGAAAAACCAATACATTGAGATTATCTACAATCTAA
- the fabF gene encoding beta-ketoacyl-ACP synthase II translates to MELKRVVVTGFGAITPIGNNAKEYWENLKKGESGAAPITLFDSTNFKTKFASEVKNYDPLNYFDKKEAKKMDRNSQFGQIAAREAIAHSRLIEDNVNKDRVGVIWGSGIGGLETFETEVLGFAESNGVPRFNPFFIPKMIADITPGNISIEYGFHGPNYTTVSACASSANALIDAKMLINLGKADVIVCGGSEAAVTASGMGGFNAMHALSTRNDDPKTASRPFDKDRDGFVLGEGAGCIILEEYEHAKQRGATIYAELAGGGMSADAHHMTAPHPEGLGAYLVMKNCLEDAGVTADEVDHINMHGTSTPLGDIAESNAIAKLFGEHAFDIQINSTKSMTGHLLGAAGVIEAIAALHTIIHGIVPPTINHFTDDEKIDSRLNFTFNTAVEKDVNIAMSNTFGFGGHNACVLFKKI, encoded by the coding sequence ATGGAATTAAAAAGAGTAGTTGTAACCGGCTTCGGCGCTATTACACCAATCGGAAATAATGCGAAAGAATACTGGGAAAACCTAAAAAAGGGAGAGAGCGGCGCTGCTCCTATTACTCTTTTTGATTCCACTAATTTCAAAACTAAGTTTGCAAGCGAAGTAAAAAACTACGATCCTCTTAACTATTTTGATAAGAAAGAGGCAAAAAAAATGGATAGAAATTCTCAGTTCGGACAAATTGCCGCGAGAGAAGCTATCGCTCACAGCAGACTTATAGAAGATAATGTTAACAAAGATCGTGTAGGTGTAATCTGGGGATCAGGAATTGGCGGACTGGAAACTTTTGAAACAGAAGTTTTAGGTTTTGCTGAGTCTAATGGTGTTCCGAGATTCAATCCTTTCTTTATTCCAAAAATGATTGCAGATATCACGCCTGGTAATATCTCTATCGAATATGGTTTCCACGGTCCAAACTACACAACAGTTTCAGCTTGTGCATCATCTGCCAATGCTTTGATTGATGCTAAAATGCTTATCAACCTTGGTAAGGCAGACGTCATTGTTTGTGGAGGATCAGAGGCTGCTGTTACAGCGAGCGGAATGGGAGGCTTCAACGCTATGCACGCCCTTTCTACAAGAAACGATGATCCAAAAACAGCTTCAAGACCTTTTGACAAAGACAGAGATGGATTTGTACTAGGAGAAGGTGCAGGATGTATCATTCTTGAAGAATATGAGCACGCAAAACAAAGAGGAGCAACAATCTATGCAGAATTAGCTGGTGGCGGAATGAGTGCTGATGCACATCATATGACCGCACCACATCCTGAAGGATTAGGCGCTTATCTGGTAATGAAAAATTGTTTGGAAGATGCTGGTGTAACTGCTGACGAAGTAGATCATATCAATATGCACGGTACATCTACTCCATTAGGAGACATCGCAGAATCCAATGCCATTGCAAAATTATTCGGAGAACACGCTTTTGATATTCAGATCAATTCTACAAAATCAATGACTGGTCACCTTTTGGGCGCGGCTGGTGTTATAGAAGCTATTGCTGCTTTGCACACTATTATTCACGGTATTGTTCCGCCTACAATCAATCATTTTACTGACGATGAAAAAATCGACAGCAGACTTAACTTCACTTTCAACACTGCTGTTGAGAAAGATGTTAACATTGCTATGAGTAATACTTTTGGTTTTGGAGGTCACAATGCTTGTGTTCTTTTCAAAAAAATATAA
- a CDS encoding DinB family protein, whose product MDYQVLRDIVEKQIAKFHSISENQWNEKLSEEKWSKKEILGHLCDSAFTNIRRFVVTQYKENENIVYDQNFWVKAQNYQNTPISNIINLWKYLNLQIVNVVENIPDELLENICDTTKSEKQSFTLRFIIDDYISHMNHHLKAINNDKI is encoded by the coding sequence ATGGATTATCAAGTTCTTAGAGATATTGTAGAAAAGCAGATTGCAAAATTTCATTCGATTTCAGAAAATCAATGGAATGAAAAATTGTCTGAAGAAAAATGGTCTAAAAAAGAAATATTAGGTCATCTTTGTGACAGTGCTTTTACTAATATCAGAAGATTTGTTGTGACTCAATATAAAGAAAATGAAAATATTGTGTATGATCAGAATTTTTGGGTTAAAGCTCAAAACTATCAGAATACACCGATTTCTAACATCATAAATTTGTGGAAATATTTAAACCTTCAGATTGTAAATGTTGTTGAAAATATTCCCGATGAACTATTGGAGAATATTTGCGATACAACTAAATCTGAAAAACAATCTTTTACTTTAAGATTTATTATTGATGATTATATTAGTCATATGAATCATCATTTAAAAGCTATTAATAATGATAAAATTTAA
- a CDS encoding acyl carrier protein has translation MSDIASRVKAIIADKLDVEETEVTPEASFTNDLGADSLDTVELIMEFEKEFNIQIPDDQAEKITTVGHAIAYIEEVVNK, from the coding sequence ATGTCAGACATTGCATCAAGAGTAAAAGCTATCATCGCTGATAAGCTTGACGTTGAAGAAACAGAAGTAACTCCAGAGGCTAGCTTCACAAACGATTTAGGAGCTGATTCTTTGGATACTGTAGAGCTTATCATGGAGTTCGAAAAAGAATTCAACATTCAAATCCCTGATGACCAAGCAGAAAAAATTACAACTGTAGGTCACGCTATTGCTTACATCGAAGAAGTTGTAAATAAATAA
- the folE gene encoding GTP cyclohydrolase I FolE, which produces MEHFPDNDDDLFTGKDHTPLRKDAFDLKPEEKVEKIEGLFAEIMETLGLDMEDDSLKDSPKRVAKMYVNEIFGGLLPENKPGVSTFKNQYKYRQMLVEKDITVYSFCEHHFLPIIGKAHVAYISNGEVIGLSKINRIVDYYAKRPQVQERLTMQIVDALKEALGTNNVACIIDAKHLCVNCRGIKDTASSTITAELSGIFRTNPITRQEFLHYVGSHAKFD; this is translated from the coding sequence ATGGAACATTTTCCTGATAATGACGATGATCTGTTCACAGGCAAAGATCATACACCTCTCAGAAAGGACGCTTTTGATTTGAAACCTGAAGAGAAAGTTGAGAAAATAGAAGGGCTTTTTGCGGAAATCATGGAGACTTTGGGTCTTGATATGGAAGATGATTCTTTGAAAGATTCTCCTAAGCGTGTTGCGAAGATGTATGTAAACGAAATTTTTGGTGGCCTTCTTCCTGAAAATAAACCTGGAGTTTCGACCTTTAAAAATCAATATAAGTATCGCCAAATGCTGGTTGAGAAAGATATTACGGTTTATTCCTTCTGTGAACACCACTTTTTGCCAATTATTGGGAAAGCTCACGTTGCTTATATTTCTAATGGTGAAGTGATTGGGTTGTCAAAGATTAATAGGATTGTGGATTATTATGCAAAACGTCCGCAGGTACAGGAAAGATTGACGATGCAGATTGTTGATGCTTTGAAAGAAGCTCTTGGCACCAATAATGTTGCTTGTATCATAGATGCAAAACATCTTTGTGTGAATTGCAGAGGAATTAAAGATACAGCAAGTTCTACGATTACAGCAGAATTGAGCGGAATTTTCAGAACTAATCCTATTACAAGACAGGAGTTCTTACATTATGTAGGAAGTCACGCAAAATTTGACTAA
- the cysS gene encoding cysteine--tRNA ligase gives MQLKIYNSLSGEKEVFKPILEGNIGMYVCGPTVYSNVHLGNVRTFLSFDFIYRSLQFLGYKVRYVRNITDAGHLTDDGDINNDRFIKQSRLEKLEPMEIVQKYTVDFHDVLKKFNLLPPTIEPTATGHIIEQLELTKLLVEKGFAYESNGSVYFDVLEYNARGLNYGELSRRNIEELFANTRDLDGQGEKKNPQDFALWKKASPEHIMKWPSPWGEGFPGWHLECTAMSTKYLGDQFDIHGGGMDLKFPHHECEIAQGKACNGVEPVKYWMHANMLTMNGQRMSKSTGNYILPMELITGNNDFFEKAFHPSVLRFCFLQAHYRSVLDISNDAMLASEKGFNRLMEAVKILNTQTQVEGVETSSFDYKNWKEKVLEALTDDFNSPILISHLFEAVKFISASKLGKESISTEDYEDLKQFLNAIVFDVLGLEMIEESNNDKLDQTLQVLIDLRNQARKAKNWDLSDQIRDQLLEKGIELKDGRDGTSYVLN, from the coding sequence ATGCAACTAAAAATATACAACTCGCTTTCAGGCGAAAAAGAAGTTTTCAAACCCATATTAGAAGGTAATATCGGGATGTACGTTTGTGGACCTACGGTTTACAGTAATGTGCATTTGGGTAACGTGAGAACTTTTTTGTCTTTCGATTTCATTTACAGAAGTCTTCAGTTTCTTGGATATAAAGTCAGATATGTCAGAAATATTACTGACGCCGGACATTTGACGGACGATGGCGATATCAATAATGACCGATTCATCAAACAATCCAGATTAGAAAAACTGGAACCGATGGAAATTGTACAGAAATACACCGTCGATTTTCACGATGTTTTGAAGAAATTTAATCTGCTTCCGCCAACTATTGAACCGACTGCAACTGGTCATATTATTGAACAATTGGAACTCACGAAACTTTTAGTTGAAAAAGGTTTTGCATACGAAAGTAATGGTTCTGTTTATTTCGATGTTTTGGAATACAATGCAAGAGGTCTTAATTATGGCGAACTTTCCAGAAGAAATATCGAAGAATTATTTGCTAATACAAGAGACCTTGACGGACAAGGCGAAAAGAAAAATCCTCAGGATTTTGCACTTTGGAAAAAAGCCTCGCCGGAACATATTATGAAATGGCCTTCGCCTTGGGGAGAGGGTTTCCCAGGTTGGCATCTTGAATGTACGGCAATGAGTACAAAATATCTTGGTGATCAATTCGATATTCACGGTGGTGGAATGGATTTGAAATTTCCGCACCACGAATGTGAAATTGCTCAAGGAAAAGCCTGCAATGGCGTAGAACCGGTGAAATATTGGATGCACGCGAATATGTTGACAATGAATGGACAAAGAATGAGTAAATCGACCGGAAATTACATTCTTCCAATGGAGCTGATTACCGGAAATAATGATTTCTTTGAAAAAGCTTTTCATCCAAGCGTTTTGAGATTCTGCTTTTTACAGGCTCATTACAGAAGTGTTTTGGATATTTCTAATGATGCAATGTTGGCGAGCGAAAAAGGCTTCAATAGATTGATGGAAGCTGTGAAAATCTTGAATACTCAAACTCAGGTAGAAGGTGTGGAAACTTCTTCTTTTGATTATAAAAATTGGAAAGAAAAAGTGTTGGAAGCTTTGACAGATGATTTTAACAGTCCGATTTTGATTTCTCATTTATTCGAGGCGGTGAAGTTTATTTCGGCTTCAAAATTGGGTAAAGAAAGTATTTCAACAGAAGATTATGAAGATTTAAAACAATTCCTAAACGCCATTGTTTTTGACGTTTTAGGTTTGGAAATGATTGAAGAATCTAATAATGATAAGCTTGACCAGACTTTGCAGGTTTTAATTGATTTAAGAAATCAGGCCAGAAAAGCCAAAAACTGGGATTTGTCTGACCAGATCCGCGATCAACTTCTTGAGAAAGGAATTGAGCTGAAGGACGGGCGGGATGGAACAAGTTATGTTCTGAATTAA
- a CDS encoding 4-alpha-glucanotransferase — MKLYFSVNFGTKVGQRLVLRLFEDKAEYRDYNLDYSENNNWTTELDYFSKSILYKYLVLNEDGGVLEEEIPFHQLNLPNSFKEFVIFDQWNLKNFPENYLTNKILHNRLQGFQSAKSAVVKKHTHLFRIEAPLYHPNWQLVLIGNVDALGNWDYEKAIELNETDYGVWETGVEINSHQTILYKYAIKDKNTGKIFYVEPGENRWVFGNPNKDILYVKADHYFKFDNHTLWHSAGVAVPVFSLRTEDGFGVGEFPDIKKLGDWANETKLSVIQILPINDTTANYTWTDSYPYAAISVYALHPQYLSIEKLEYALPKDLVEDYQAKKAELNALSLIDYEQMISGKWKYATAVFEENKDKILKDKNFKKFIKDNEEWLMPYSAFCVLRDKYKTPNFNEWKTHKKYVAGKVATLYSPKHKEYSQLMLHAWVQYQLHLQLQDAVEYLHHLGISVKGDLPIGIYRHSVEAWTEPELFGMDFQAGAPPDQFSDLGQNWEFPTYNWEVMKADGYQWWKKRFKVLEQYFDAMRIDHILGFFRIWRMPISATQGLLGYFYPALPVTEKEFADRQIPFSFDRYVKPFVNDPILWENFGDAKDKVQNQFFDTHNGTITFKPEFDTQRKLTDYFKKESWDWAEEKLISLAGNVLFLTEETENGIVYHPRFNIAKTTSYKYLPDWEKAKLNDVYNDYFFKRQDGLWYQKAMEKLPALLNSTTMLICGEDLGLVPDSVPVVMDKLAITALKVQRMPSENIAWYDPKNASYLNVVTASSHDSSTLRQWWHEDRNLTQKYFNNQLGQYGTAPWDLAPELSEMIMKQHLYTDAMLAIFPIQEFLATDEELMNPNMDEERINNPAVFPHYWRYRMHVNLEDLKTQKRFNQKIASWVENSDRF; from the coding sequence ATGAAACTATACTTTAGTGTTAACTTCGGGACAAAAGTTGGCCAGCGACTCGTTTTGCGTCTGTTCGAGGACAAAGCGGAGTATCGGGACTACAACTTAGACTATTCCGAAAATAACAACTGGACCACAGAATTGGATTATTTTTCTAAATCAATTCTATACAAATATCTTGTCTTGAACGAAGATGGGGGAGTTTTGGAGGAAGAAATTCCTTTTCATCAGCTCAACCTTCCGAACAGCTTCAAAGAATTTGTCATCTTTGACCAATGGAATCTCAAAAATTTCCCTGAAAATTATTTGACCAACAAAATCCTTCACAACCGTTTGCAAGGATTTCAATCAGCAAAATCAGCAGTTGTTAAAAAGCACACGCATCTTTTTCGAATAGAAGCGCCGCTTTATCATCCAAACTGGCAATTGGTTTTGATTGGAAATGTAGATGCTTTGGGAAATTGGGATTATGAAAAAGCCATTGAGCTGAATGAAACAGATTACGGTGTTTGGGAAACCGGCGTAGAAATCAATTCTCATCAAACGATTCTTTACAAATACGCGATTAAAGACAAAAATACGGGTAAGATTTTTTATGTAGAACCAGGCGAAAATCGTTGGGTTTTCGGAAATCCGAACAAAGATATTCTTTATGTGAAAGCAGATCACTATTTCAAATTCGATAACCATACGCTTTGGCATTCTGCAGGTGTTGCAGTTCCGGTTTTCTCTTTGAGAACGGAAGACGGTTTCGGAGTTGGAGAATTTCCTGATATCAAGAAACTAGGAGATTGGGCTAATGAAACCAAGCTTTCTGTGATTCAAATTTTACCTATTAACGATACGACTGCGAATTACACTTGGACAGATTCTTATCCTTATGCAGCGATTTCGGTTTATGCACTTCATCCGCAATATCTTTCGATTGAGAAGTTAGAATATGCTTTGCCAAAAGATTTGGTTGAAGATTATCAAGCAAAAAAAGCAGAACTGAATGCCTTGTCTTTGATTGATTACGAGCAGATGATTTCCGGAAAATGGAAGTATGCAACAGCCGTTTTCGAAGAGAATAAAGACAAGATTCTAAAAGATAAAAACTTCAAAAAATTCATTAAAGATAATGAGGAATGGCTGATGCCTTACTCTGCATTTTGTGTTTTGAGAGACAAATACAAAACCCCGAATTTTAATGAATGGAAGACTCATAAAAAATATGTGGCTGGAAAAGTAGCAACACTTTATTCACCAAAACATAAAGAATATTCTCAGTTGATGCTTCATGCTTGGGTTCAGTATCAATTGCATTTGCAGTTACAAGATGCTGTAGAATATCTTCATCATTTGGGGATTTCTGTAAAAGGAGATTTACCGATTGGGATTTACCGACATTCTGTAGAAGCCTGGACAGAACCGGAATTGTTCGGAATGGATTTCCAGGCCGGAGCGCCACCAGACCAATTCTCGGATTTGGGACAAAACTGGGAATTCCCTACTTATAACTGGGAAGTGATGAAAGCGGACGGTTACCAATGGTGGAAAAAACGTTTCAAAGTTCTGGAACAGTATTTTGACGCAATGAGGATCGACCACATTCTTGGATTTTTCAGAATCTGGAGAATGCCGATTTCTGCGACTCAAGGATTGCTGGGATATTTTTATCCAGCGCTTCCTGTTACAGAAAAAGAGTTTGCGGACAGACAAATTCCATTTAGCTTTGACCGTTATGTTAAACCATTTGTGAATGACCCAATTCTTTGGGAAAACTTCGGAGATGCGAAAGATAAAGTTCAGAATCAATTTTTTGATACTCATAATGGAACAATTACTTTTAAACCGGAATTTGATACTCAGAGAAAATTAACCGATTATTTCAAAAAAGAATCTTGGGACTGGGCAGAAGAAAAATTGATCTCTCTGGCAGGAAATGTTCTATTCTTAACCGAAGAAACTGAGAACGGAATTGTTTATCATCCAAGATTTAACATTGCAAAAACTACTTCTTACAAATATCTTCCGGACTGGGAAAAAGCGAAACTGAATGATGTTTACAATGATTATTTCTTCAAACGCCAGGATGGACTTTGGTACCAGAAAGCGATGGAAAAATTACCAGCTTTACTGAATTCTACAACGATGTTGATTTGTGGTGAGGATTTAGGTTTGGTTCCTGATTCGGTTCCGGTTGTAATGGATAAATTGGCGATTACCGCTTTGAAAGTTCAGAGAATGCCTTCCGAAAATATCGCTTGGTACGACCCGAAAAATGCAAGTTACCTGAATGTTGTTACAGCATCTTCTCACGATAGTTCTACGCTGAGACAATGGTGGCACGAGGATAGAAATTTGACTCAAAAATATTTCAACAATCAATTAGGGCAATATGGAACAGCGCCTTGGGATTTGGCTCCGGAATTATCAGAAATGATTATGAAACAGCATCTTTATACCGATGCAATGTTGGCGATTTTCCCGATTCAGGAATTTTTGGCAACAGATGAGGAGTTGATGAATCCGAATATGGACGAAGAAAGAATCAATAATCCTGCAGTTTTTCCACATTATTGGCGATACAGAATGCACGTGAACTTGGAAGATTTGAAAACCCAAAAAAGATTCAATCAAAAAATTGCAAGCTGGGTTGAAAATAGCGACCGATTTTAA
- a CDS encoding IPExxxVDY family protein, translating into MIRLVKTIPEHELFFLLNKTNDFNFKRIDDICIKGEYFDHQFSRYQAYDRYSKNCYSFISNKSILSIEKKIQNQLFSDESNIKFLLNLHQDVDYILTNSDMFADFSLILLPENFVFQIQEYSLSSEEELYQLIQYYE; encoded by the coding sequence TTGATTCGACTTGTAAAAACAATCCCAGAGCACGAATTGTTTTTTTTACTCAATAAAACCAACGATTTTAATTTCAAAAGGATTGATGATATATGCATCAAAGGTGAATATTTTGATCATCAATTTTCTCGCTATCAAGCTTACGACAGATATTCAAAAAACTGTTACAGCTTCATTTCCAACAAATCGATTTTATCTATAGAAAAAAAAATTCAAAATCAACTTTTTTCAGATGAATCAAATATTAAATTTTTACTAAATCTACACCAAGATGTAGATTACATCCTTACAAATTCCGATATGTTTGCGGATTTTTCATTAATTTTGCTCCCGGAAAATTTCGTATTTCAAATTCAGGAATATTCACTGAGTTCTGAAGAAGAACTTTATCAATTAATTCAATATTATGAATAA
- the rnc gene encoding ribonuclease III produces the protein MELKSYFSKLLPKNRAQKLSEKDILFRKKISEIVGYNIHNLEIFKEAFSLKSSSKSTNKKNYERLEFLGDSVLGTIISCHLFQAYPNENEGFLTQMKSKIVNRKNLNKLGEDLKLSSLLQADTSQTILSENISGNLLEALIGAIYLDIDYEFCKKIVLDRILTPSTINKLENKIISYKGLLLEWSQKKKVPIKYETCEEFQPNKVTVFRCHVWLHNEKIANAVESSKKKAEEKAAQRAFYVLSKKENIIEGQKTIS, from the coding sequence ATGGAGTTGAAAAGTTATTTTTCAAAATTACTTCCAAAAAACAGAGCACAAAAACTTTCGGAAAAAGATATTCTTTTTCGCAAAAAAATTTCTGAAATTGTTGGATACAACATCCATAACTTAGAAATCTTTAAAGAGGCATTTTCTTTAAAATCTTCTTCAAAAAGTACGAATAAAAAAAATTACGAACGTCTAGAGTTTTTAGGGGATTCTGTTTTAGGAACCATTATTTCTTGTCATCTTTTTCAGGCTTATCCTAATGAAAATGAAGGATTTCTCACGCAGATGAAGTCCAAAATTGTTAACAGGAAAAACCTTAACAAACTTGGAGAAGATTTGAAATTGAGTTCGTTATTGCAAGCAGATACAAGCCAAACGATTCTGAGCGAAAACATTTCCGGAAATCTTTTGGAGGCTTTGATTGGCGCTATTTATCTGGATATTGATTATGAATTTTGCAAGAAAATTGTTTTAGACAGGATTCTTACGCCTTCCACAATCAATAAGCTGGAAAATAAAATCATCAGCTACAAAGGACTGCTATTGGAATGGAGCCAAAAGAAAAAAGTTCCGATCAAGTATGAGACTTGCGAAGAATTCCAACCTAACAAAGTGACCGTTTTCCGCTGTCACGTTTGGTTGCACAACGAAAAGATTGCGAATGCCGTAGAAAGTTCTAAAAAGAAAGCAGAGGAAAAAGCAGCCCAACGAGCTTTTTATGTTTTGAGTAAAAAAGAGAATATTATTGAAGGTCAAAAAACAATTTCTTAA